In the genome of Thermodesulfovibrionales bacterium, the window ATCGACAGGTTGAATTATCATTACGCAGATTCGGTATATAAGAGGCATGATATGCAATGGGCCATGGAAGATAGCTTCTTTTTCCAAAAAGGAGAGGAATTGAGAACGGCATTTGAACGAGAAGGTATTCCCTGTCAGATAGTTATTTAGATGTAAAAGGCAGGACTGCACTCATCAGTCAATGTAAGCTTACAAATTACTTCCATTCGAAAGCAGTACCATTTATTATCGATAAGGCAGGCAACTGTTCTTCCTGAACTCCTCAACTCAGCCATGCCTAAGATCGTGCGGGTTACTTCCACAATCGTTTATGACAAAACCTGCAACGTCATGCGTCCGTGTTTCCCTTAACCTCGTTACTCTTTCATTCCTATCTTCCTTACTTCATTTGATTCTGCTGACGTTATCTCGTCAGAGAAGGAACAGATGAACCAGATTCTTACATAAGTGATATTGACAAGGGGTTTTTGTGTGATAGCCTTTAATTAGGGGATGGATATGCGAAAAAAAGAAGCGAACAGTGCAGAGAATCATCTTCAATATACGGACGAGATCCGGAGGAAGGAGGTGAAATGATATGAAAAAAGTTCTCACTTTGTGCTTGGTATTGATAATCGTAGTATCCTTTGCCGTGGTCGCCATTGCCACTGATGAGATGTATTCTCTCAAGGGACCAGTGGTTTCCATCGATGCAGGAGCCAAGACAGTGACTGTGCATTCTGTTGAAGGGGTAAAAGCAGCGGCCGACAACAGGTGGAAGGGTGACGTTACGTTCACAACAAACGACATGACAAAGATAAGCATGGACAAGAAAGCGAAAACCTTCAACGACCTCAAAGCAGGACAAAATGTGAAAGTGAAGTTTAATGAAAAAGACGGAAAATCTACCGCGGTCGAGATTATGATCATGTCGGAGAAGAAAGCCAAATAAGAACGTGCTCCAGCTTTGTCGCGAAAAGGAGGGGCGGGAGTTTGCCACCCCTCTTTTTCGCCTCTCGCACGTGGAAGGGTTCAAGAAAGATTTCCGGGCAAATTGAAAAGAGGAGGAAAACGATCATGTCGAGGAAAACTTTTCAAGCAATAATACTTATTCTAAGTGTTGTGATGTTCATAGTTCCATCGCAGGCATCTGCCAAAGACAAATTAACAGATAAGACCGTCGAATTGCGGCTCGCCCTTCGCAGTTTATGGACAGGGCACATATTCTGGGTGAGAAACGTTGTTCTGACTACAAAGTACGGTGATCCCGACGCCGCAAAGGTCGAGGAAGCGCAGGTCGTGCAAAACGCTAAGGACCTTGCAAATTCGATAGCTCCTTACTATGGGAAGGAAGCAGCAGATAAGCTCTTCGGTCTCCTTGCAGGTCATTATGGAGCCATCAAAGAGTACATGACCGCCACCTTCAGTGATAATAAAGAAGCCAAGGACGCGGCGGCCGCCAAGTTAAAGAAGAATGCAGATGAGATAGCAACCTTCTTAAGCTCGGCAAACCCCAAGTATTGGCTTAAAGAAGCGCTTCTGTCAGCGCTCGTCGCTCATGGGGGGCACCACATGGCGGACATAAATGAAATAAACAAAAAAGATTTTTCTGCCGAGGCCGAAACGTGGAATGCCATGCAAAACCATATCTATGTGATAGCTGACGTTTTGGCAAATGGAATCGTACAACAGTTTCCGAAGAAGTTCTAATCTCTATCCCTTTTCAGAGGCGGGACTGCCGTCCTGCCTCTGAATTTCATGAATAATCATCAGTGAATAAAGCCATGGTGGGATAGTTCCGAAACGGAAACGGATATACGGCCAAAATAACGCCGGTGTCGGTTCGTCGGTGGACCCAACATTTTACGAGTTATAGAAAACTACTTTCTTTAAAATTAATTGAAGGAGGTTCTATGGGATACACTAATGTTGCATTAAAGGACAAGATCATGGAGATGTATCCTGACATCGAAAGAAACGGAATCGCTGTCAGTCTTGATTTCAATGAAGAAAAGAATGCCTTTATCGTAAAATTTAAGAAAGATAAACACGAACTCACGACGCATCTGGAAAAGAAGGACGCTGATGAGTGCATAGATGGGATGAAATGTGTTTACCTCGGCGTCCAGATCAGCCAGTTCATAAAGAATTTTGAGATAATCGAAAAGGAGTGAAAGGGTCAATTACAATAAAGAGGCTTCCATGACGAAGATACCGGTAGTTGACTTTGACCTGTGCATGGGGGCGTGCTTAGCTCCGGCCGTTACTCCATCTTTCTTTGGAAAACCCGTAGCAGTTTCAATTCGCGATACCTATTGATAAGTCGGTGGAAGCGGCACAAAATCTAGTCCTATACGCGTCTTCTTTTTTAGGACTCTCTTAGATAGCATGTTACGACCAGCAGTCAAACGACCGGAAAGGTAACTTTAATCTGTCTGATCTGATTGAGCCACGAGCTTGGTTTCCCGAGAGCTAAGATGATTCGAGGCGTACTCTACTATTTCAGGAAAGTGAAACTCGCGTTTAGTCCTGTGAGAGGTCTTTTTTTTTACGATATTAATAGCATGCCTCACATTTTATCCTAATGAGATTATTCTAATGAGATAGTTGACAAAACAGTGCAAGATTAGTAAATTATAAATGAAAGAAGATATGTACTGTGGGTCCAGGAGGGGTTTTGACCGGGGACCTGCTTAAAGATGGAGCCTGACAGTGGCCCCATCGACCGAGAATGGTCGATGGGGCCTTTTTATTTTGTAACGCGCGTTATCGCGTGAATCGATTCAAGACATTCCGGAGGTGAGAGATGGATAAGAATCAGAAACAAACAGTATGCAACTTTTGTGGAGAGCATTTCAAGAATGCCCAGGCAGTCAGGGCACATCTCAAAGGCTGTAAGGCTTATCAGGATAGAGGCGACCAAGCTTCCCCAGGCAATTTCCCTAGGCAAATATCGCCTAGGGAAGGTTTGCCTAAGGATAAGAGTGATACTCCCTCTAAGTCCAAAGAACACGGGAAGGGGGCGGTAATCGAATGTGACCCTCCGCAATTCAAAGAAAAAGAGAAGGTAGATCAGTCTTGTAATGAAAAAATGGTATCGAAACATGAGGGCAGAAGACCAAGGAGTGATATCATTCAGGAGACAATTAATAAAGTGATTATATATTTTCACAGATTCGGGTACTCGGTGCCATCAGCAGCACAGTCCGACGCGATCCAGGAGATCAGAAAGAAGCTGACCATCCTTCCAGTGGAAGAAACGCCCCCCCATAGCGAATTAGTGATGATTGCCGAAGGAATCAGAGATAGATTTTACCAGCCGGTTTTTCAGGCGCAGGATGGTGCCCAACGGAAGGAAAAAGAGGCGAGAGAAAAAGTCTCTCGCGAGGAGCAAGATCGCTCTAGAGCGGAAATTATAAGTGCGTGGGAAGGTTTGAGGCAAGCATTGCAGAAGTCCAGAGAGGAAGAGGAACAACAGGCGGAAAAATTGCGGATCGAAGAAAACAAGGCACGTCTTGTTGCATGGGGGAAGCGTTACGCACAGGAACTCCTGCGTGAAGAGGATTTGGATGCGCTCTCTAAGAGTGAGATTTGTGATGAGGTTGAGCAAATAGTTAACGAGGAATTATCAGGAACCGAATCGCTTGAGGATGTGGAAAAATTGGTGGAGGACATCTTGGATGAAGATCTTGAATGAATCTGAGCTTCGGACACAGATGAGTTTTATGTTTCAGGTCGAAAGGGTCCTAAACAAGACAAGGCCGCGTCCGCGATGAAGTTCTTGAGCGTAAAAGAAGTGTCTGAGATGCTCGGCGTGAAGGAGAAAACTATCTATCAGTGGGCCGAGCTCAGACGGATGCCGAGCATCATGCTCAATGGAACTCTAAGGTTCAATAATGATCACATCATGGAATGGGTTGATGCTTGTACAAGGGAGGCTAATTCGGGGTATAATCCATTTATCAAGCTGGAGGCTCGGAAAGGAGGGAAGACGAAGTGAGCCTCTATAAGAGAAAGGACAGCAAGATATGGTGGTTGTCCATCAATGTACATGGAAGGCGTCTGAGGCTGCCGACGGGCACGCAGAATAAGAAGAAGGCAGAGGTGATTCACGGTAAGGCGCTTGCTGACATCCAGGAGGGCAAATGGTTTGAAAAGCAGAAGGCAAAAACCATAACCTTCTCTGAGATGGTCACGAAGTATTTACAGAAGTATCATAGAATCAGGGATGAACATACGCTGAAGAGGTTGCTTCCGGTGTTCGGTCAATTGACTCTTGCTGAAATTACGACGGAGATGATCTCGGATTACAGGGATGAAAGGCTGAAGAAGGTGAAAATTGCTACGATTTATCAGGAATTAAGTCTGATGAGGCGTATGTTCAACGTGGCTCGTAGGGAATGGAAATGGACTAAGGAAAACCCTGTAGCTGACTTGTCATTCGCGGTAGGTAACAAGAATGCGAGGGAAAGATGGTTGACCGTTGAAGAGGAGAAGTTTCTTTTGACGGCAGCGACAAATCCATTTTGGTTGAAGACCTTGTTGATCGTTGCCCTTCACACGGGTATGAGAAGAGCAGAGATACTCAATCTGACGTGGAAAGACATTGACTTCAACAGGAGGCTTTTAACGGTCACCAGATCGAAGAATGGAGAGAAAAGGGCGATACCGCTGTCTCAGACACTTTTAAGCTCTCTCAGGGGATTTAACAGGGTTGTAGACCTGTCGGGAAAGGTCTTTCCGGTTTCGGTCAGGTGCCTCAGGCAGGCTTATGACAAGGTGCTGGTGAAAGCTGGGCTTAAGGATTGCCATTTTCATGACCTGAGACATACCTTTGCAACAAGACTCGTTCAGAATGGTGTCGATCTCTACAAGGTCAAAGAATTGCTCGGTCATAAGACTATACAGATGACTATGAGATATGCTCACCATTACCCTGAAAGTCTCAGATCGAGCGTCGAGGTTTTGGATTCATGCCAAGATGTGTCACGTTTTGGTCACGTTTCAGAACGAAGCGTTTGACTTGGGTTCAAGAAAATCCTTTAAAATCAACCAGCGAGAGTGGCGGAACTGGCAGACGCGCTGGACTTAGGATCCAGTGGGCAACCGTAGGGGTTCGACTCCCCTCTCTCGCACCAGAAGGCTAGATGTTGTAATGAAGTCCGTTACTCTGAATGACGCATACAATATAGGCGAGCGATTGTTCCGATCCAGATAACCCCCGACTGTCGGGGCATGATTGATGATAATACTATCAATGGTAACGGGTCCCGATCCCTGAATGGTTACGGAACCGTCAATTTCGGTGTAGTCGACAACCGTGGAGAGATCGCAATCGTAGCCGCCCTGAAGCGTAACCGGCCCATTGTTATCAAACTGGATATCCTCAACGTAATCATACACATTGACATCTATGACACCGCCGTCAATAGCGTTGTCAATGGCTTCGATGGCTTGCTGAATGGTTCCGTAGGTGTTTGTCCCTATTCGTATCAGGGGGTAGTCACAAGACGTGGTGACTGCCGCATTAGGGGTTATGCTGAAGGTGGGTGCGGAAACTACAAAAGATGCCCCCCAGGCTCCTGAAACGTCGAGCATCAGAACGACCAGAAAGAAAAACACAAACAATGGTGTCTTCACCGCAATATCTCCGGCGTGCGATGTCCGCGGCACGCGCCTCACAAAATCCGCACAGTTTCAATAGTTCTAATTACTATATATCAAATAGCGGGCCTGTCAGTCAAGCAAAGCGGCCACGCGATGCCGAAAAAGGTGAGGCAATGGAGAAAGGCTCTCTCATCTCCGATCTTCTTCAGTCGTCCTCAACACTGATATAGACATATAAAAAGCGAGACAAGCAAGGTCCTGGTTGATATTTTGCGAACTTCCGGTGAATAATAGAAAATGCTTTTCAGAGGACGCAGCATCTTGTTGACAACGGTGGCGTTCGGGTGCCTCTCTCGCACGAGAAGGGAAGGGCCGCAGACGATGAAAAGGCCGGCGGTGACGACACTCTTGTTTCTCATCTTCTCTCTCGGCGTTGCGGTCGCCTCTGCCGAGCCGCTGAGGGTCGCGGCGAGCATCTCTCCGATCGGTGACATGGCAAAGCAGGTGGGAGGAGAGCGGGTTGAGGTGCAGGTGCTTCTGCCTCCCGGCGCGAGCCCCCACGTCTTCGAGCCTACCATGAAGACGGCGAAGGACCTCTCACATGCGAGGCTTTTTTTCGAGGTCGGCGCCGGTCTCGATTTCTGGGCGGAGAGACTCGTCAGGGCGTCGAAGGAAACTATCAGGGTTGTCGTCCTCACTGAAGGGATGAAGCTCTTGCGGGAAGAGGGAGACCACGGGCATGAAACGGGAAACCCCCATGTCTGGCTCGACCCGGTGCTCGCCATCGAAATGGTCAGGAAGATAGAGGCCGCCCTTGAGCAGGCTGATGCTCAAGGCGCCGATTTCTACCGGAGGAGGAGCGCCGAATATATCGCGAAACTTCAGGCACTCGATGCGGAGATCAAGAAGACCGTTTCGGCCTTCAGGATAAAGAGTTTCGTGAGCTTTCACCCTGCCTGGGATTACTTTGCCCTCCGCTACGGACTGAAGAGCGTGGGCGTGATAGAGGAGTCGCCCGGCAAGGAACCTTCGCCGCAAAGACTTGAGGCGATCGTGAAGGCGATCAGGAGCTACCACATCAGGGCTGTCTTCGCGGAGCCGCAGCTCAATCCAAAAGCTGCGGAAGTGATAGCGCGCGAGGCTGGCGTAAGGGTCATCATGCTCGACCCTGAAGGGGGGCTTCCGGGCCGCGAGACTTACATCGGTCTCATGCGATATAACCTCGAGAGGCTGAAGGACGCGATGCAGTGATCGTCGCACTCCCTTCTCTCCAGGAAAGTCGATGGACTCTCGGAGAGTTCGCTCATGATAGAATAGGAATGAGACTCGTGGAAAAGTTTCGGGTAGCATCTCCGTGACGGAGGTTTCTATGTCCGAGGAACTCTATGCGGCTCAGATTCAGGAGGCTGTACGCAAGAAATATGCGGAGATCTCTCGATCTGCAGAGGGGAAGTTTAATTATCCGACGGGAAGGGCTGGCGCCCTCATGCTCGGCTACGACCCTTCTTTCATCGAGGGCCTCCCTGTAGAAGTGATCGAATCATTCTGCGGTGTCGGCAACCCCTTCACCCTCGGTCCGATTAACAGGGGAGAGACGGTCCTCGATGTGGGATGCGGGGCCGGCTTCGATCTCCTCTATGCAAGCAGGATGGTGGGCTCTTCCGGGAAGGTTTTGGGAATAGATCTCACTCCTGAAATGGTCGATAAGGCCCGGAGAAACCTGAAAGAGATCGGTCTGTCCGGTTTTGAGATTCAGTCCGCCGGTACAGAGGCGATCCCTTTTCATGACGGGACCATCGATGTCGTAATCTCGAACGGTGTCCTGAACCTTTCGCCCTTCAAGGAGAGGAGTTTCCGTGAAATCCACCGGGTCCTCAAATCAGGCGGCCGTCTTCAGTTTGCGGACATCGTCCTCAAGGATGAGGCGGCGGCATCCCGCGCGAACAGCCTCGAATCCTGGTCGGACTGAATCGGGGGGGCGATCCCGGTCGGGGATCTCATCGAACTGATGAAGAATTCTGGCTTCATGAAGGTGGAGTACGTCGGCGCGACGCCTATGACGACTTCACCCTCCACGGTCGGAGGGCTCTTCCGGGCCTTCAAGGCTTGAGGGGGATACGACCTGAATCCTGTCTACGATCCATGCCCTCGCAGCGGCATGAATCAGACGGATTAAATATTCTCGACCATCTCCCAGACGCCGCAGGGACAGACACCGGAGCAGAAGCCGCATCCGATGC includes:
- a CDS encoding methyltransferase domain-containing protein — protein: MSEELYAAQIQEAVRKKYAEISRSAEGKFNYPTGRAGALMLGYDPSFIEGLPVEVIESFCGVGNPFTLGPINRGETVLDVGCGAGFDLLYASRMVGSSGKVLGIDLTPEMVDKARRNLKEIGLSGFEIQSAGTEAIPFHDGTIDVVISNGVLNLSPFKERSFREIHRVLKSGGRLQFADIVLKDEAAASRANSLESWSD
- a CDS encoding metal ABC transporter substrate-binding protein; this translates as MKRPAVTTLLFLIFSLGVAVASAEPLRVAASISPIGDMAKQVGGERVEVQVLLPPGASPHVFEPTMKTAKDLSHARLFFEVGAGLDFWAERLVRASKETIRVVVLTEGMKLLREEGDHGHETGNPHVWLDPVLAIEMVRKIEAALEQADAQGADFYRRRSAEYIAKLQALDAEIKKTVSAFRIKSFVSFHPAWDYFALRYGLKSVGVIEESPGKEPSPQRLEAIVKAIRSYHIRAVFAEPQLNPKAAEVIAREAGVRVIMLDPEGGLPGRETYIGLMRYNLERLKDAMQ
- a CDS encoding helix-turn-helix domain-containing protein, with amino-acid sequence MKFLSVKEVSEMLGVKEKTIYQWAELRRMPSIMLNGTLRFNNDHIMEWVDACTREANSGYNPFIKLEARKGGKTK
- a CDS encoding DUF5666 domain-containing protein, producing MKKVLTLCLVLIIVVSFAVVAIATDEMYSLKGPVVSIDAGAKTVTVHSVEGVKAAADNRWKGDVTFTTNDMTKISMDKKAKTFNDLKAGQNVKVKFNEKDGKSTAVEIMIMSEKKAK
- a CDS encoding tyrosine-type recombinase/integrase, which encodes MSLYKRKDSKIWWLSINVHGRRLRLPTGTQNKKKAEVIHGKALADIQEGKWFEKQKAKTITFSEMVTKYLQKYHRIRDEHTLKRLLPVFGQLTLAEITTEMISDYRDERLKKVKIATIYQELSLMRRMFNVARREWKWTKENPVADLSFAVGNKNARERWLTVEEEKFLLTAATNPFWLKTLLIVALHTGMRRAEILNLTWKDIDFNRRLLTVTRSKNGEKRAIPLSQTLLSSLRGFNRVVDLSGKVFPVSVRCLRQAYDKVLVKAGLKDCHFHDLRHTFATRLVQNGVDLYKVKELLGHKTIQMTMRYAHHYPESLRSSVEVLDSCQDVSRFGHVSERSV